From the Cohaesibacter sp. ES.047 genome, one window contains:
- a CDS encoding ABC transporter substrate-binding protein: MLRATGLVGLCLIAATIMHPATLDAAEIDPSDWDAVLAEAKGQTVYFHAWGGGDRINAYIDWAGDQIKDRYGVTLQHVKVSDTANVVSQIVAEKAAGKDEGGSVDLVWINGENFASLKEKGLLLPMSWAPDLPNYRFADINGKPTLTTDFTVPTDGLESPWGMAQLSFYYDSAVTTDLPKSAAELLDWARAHPGRFAYPKPPDFLGSTFLKQIALELAPDPSVMAEPVTDESYGPVADKLFAYLDALHPHLWRKAQAFPDNVSSLKNLLADSEIEIAFTFNPGDASAAIANNELPDTVRSFTFDGGTIGNSHFVAIPFNANAKAGAMVLADFLLSPEAQARKQDPDIWGDPTVLDLASLGANDRALFDQLDLGIATLKPDELGPTLPEPHSSWMERLEADWTKRYGVQ, encoded by the coding sequence TTGCTGCGGGCGACAGGTCTTGTGGGACTTTGCCTCATTGCCGCAACCATAATGCATCCCGCGACCCTCGATGCAGCCGAAATCGACCCGTCTGACTGGGACGCAGTGCTCGCCGAGGCAAAAGGCCAGACGGTTTATTTTCATGCCTGGGGCGGTGGGGATCGCATCAACGCCTATATCGATTGGGCGGGTGACCAGATTAAGGATCGCTACGGCGTCACTCTCCAGCATGTGAAGGTCAGCGACACCGCCAACGTGGTCTCCCAGATCGTTGCCGAGAAGGCCGCGGGTAAAGATGAGGGCGGTTCGGTTGATCTGGTCTGGATCAACGGTGAAAACTTCGCCTCGCTCAAGGAAAAGGGGCTCCTGTTGCCCATGAGCTGGGCGCCGGACCTGCCGAACTATCGCTTCGCCGACATCAATGGGAAACCGACCCTGACAACGGACTTCACTGTCCCGACTGATGGTCTTGAAAGCCCATGGGGCATGGCGCAATTGTCCTTCTACTATGACAGTGCCGTTACGACCGATCTGCCAAAGTCTGCAGCCGAACTGCTCGACTGGGCCAGAGCCCATCCGGGGCGCTTTGCCTATCCCAAGCCACCTGACTTCCTCGGCTCTACCTTCCTCAAGCAGATCGCGCTTGAGCTTGCGCCCGATCCATCGGTGATGGCCGAGCCTGTCACCGATGAGAGCTATGGCCCCGTCGCCGACAAGCTCTTTGCGTATCTCGATGCGCTGCATCCCCATCTCTGGCGCAAGGCGCAGGCTTTCCCAGACAATGTGTCGTCGCTCAAGAATCTTCTGGCCGACAGCGAGATCGAGATCGCCTTCACCTTCAACCCCGGCGATGCGTCGGCGGCAATTGCCAACAACGAACTGCCTGACACTGTGCGCTCCTTCACCTTTGATGGGGGAACCATCGGCAACAGTCACTTCGTCGCCATCCCGTTCAATGCCAATGCCAAGGCGGGGGCCATGGTTCTGGCCGATTTCCTGCTCTCGCCCGAGGCGCAGGCCCGCAAACAGGATCCGGACATCTGGGGGGATCCGACCGTTCTGGATCTGGCGAGCCTTGGAGCCAATGATCGCGCTTTGTTTGATCAGCTCGATCTGGGCATCGCAACGCTCAAGCCCGATGAGCTGGGGCCGACACTGCCCGAACCGCACAGCTCATGGATGGAGCGGCTCGAAGCGGACTGGACCAAACGCTACGGCGTGCAATAA
- a CDS encoding ABC transporter permease translates to MKLRASNLATTAALALMIGPILAGLAGSLAPAFGWLPTLGGEALSLDPMRALVATPGISRSIGLSLASGVLTTLLALMATIGLLAAWSGTRFFGWMQRLISPLLSIPHAATAFGFAFLLAPSGWLVRLLSPELTGWARPPDWLFPHDPYGLAMIAGLAMKELPFLLLVSLAALPQTNPRRHANVARTLGYGRMAAWIYGVWPLLYARIRLPVFAVIAYASSVVDVALILGPTNPPTLAVQLVRWMSDPDLDMRFLASAGAILQLGVTLFALLIWWCGERLVARLFGCGHHSGLRFQRDGWLRLCIAMTNVIATLVMVLGLAGLAVWSFAGFWRFPDALPRSLGLVTWQRQASMLVEPLINSILIGGVATLIALFVTVACLETESRRGRQAGQSWLGLVYLPLIVPQVAFLFGLQLLFLFSSVNHSSGAIILGHLVFVMPYVLLSLGDPWRNLDPRYAQLAASLGRSRWTALWQIRLPLLIRPILTAAAVGFAVSIGQYLPTIIIGGGRWETITTEAVALSAGGNRRLIGVYALMQMLLPFLGFLVAMLVPALLYRQRRDMQTAGH, encoded by the coding sequence ATGAAACTCCGTGCCTCCAATCTGGCAACCACCGCCGCGCTTGCCCTCATGATCGGGCCGATTCTTGCCGGTCTTGCCGGATCGTTGGCCCCTGCCTTTGGCTGGCTGCCAACGCTTGGAGGGGAGGCGCTGAGCCTTGATCCCATGCGGGCGCTTGTTGCAACGCCCGGGATTTCGCGGTCCATTGGTCTCAGTCTCGCGTCTGGTGTGCTGACAACGCTGCTTGCCCTGATGGCGACCATCGGCCTGCTTGCCGCCTGGTCCGGAACGCGGTTTTTTGGCTGGATGCAACGGCTGATCTCGCCGCTTCTGTCCATCCCTCACGCTGCGACCGCCTTTGGCTTTGCCTTTCTGCTTGCACCCTCTGGCTGGCTGGTGCGGTTGCTCTCGCCTGAACTCACTGGCTGGGCCCGCCCGCCGGACTGGCTCTTCCCTCATGATCCTTACGGCCTTGCGATGATAGCGGGCCTTGCTATGAAGGAGCTCCCCTTCCTGCTGCTCGTCAGCCTTGCCGCCCTGCCGCAGACCAATCCGCGCCGTCATGCCAACGTTGCCCGAACACTGGGGTATGGCCGGATGGCTGCTTGGATCTATGGTGTTTGGCCGCTTTTATATGCGCGCATCCGCCTGCCGGTCTTTGCGGTGATTGCCTATGCAAGTTCCGTCGTTGATGTCGCGCTTATCCTCGGTCCCACCAACCCGCCGACTCTTGCCGTCCAACTTGTGCGCTGGATGAGCGATCCGGATCTCGATATGCGCTTTCTGGCGTCCGCAGGCGCCATCCTCCAGCTTGGGGTGACCCTTTTCGCCCTGCTCATTTGGTGGTGTGGCGAGCGTTTGGTGGCGCGACTGTTCGGCTGCGGCCATCACTCCGGCCTGCGGTTTCAGCGCGATGGTTGGCTGCGTCTGTGTATCGCCATGACCAACGTCATTGCCACCCTTGTCATGGTCCTTGGCCTCGCCGGTCTGGCGGTCTGGTCCTTTGCCGGTTTCTGGCGTTTTCCCGATGCCTTGCCCCGCAGTCTGGGGCTTGTCACATGGCAGCGGCAGGCTTCAATGCTCGTCGAGCCGCTGATCAATTCGATCCTGATCGGTGGCGTGGCAACGCTCATTGCGCTGTTTGTCACCGTCGCCTGCCTCGAAACAGAAAGCCGAAGAGGGCGTCAGGCAGGACAATCTTGGCTCGGTCTCGTCTATCTGCCGTTGATCGTACCGCAGGTGGCCTTTCTGTTCGGGCTGCAATTGCTGTTTCTGTTCTCCTCAGTCAACCATTCTTCTGGCGCTATCATTCTGGGACATCTGGTGTTCGTCATGCCTTATGTCCTGTTGTCGCTTGGCGATCCGTGGCGCAACCTTGATCCACGCTATGCCCAGCTGGCAGCCAGTCTCGGTCGCAGCCGCTGGACCGCTCTGTGGCAGATACGCCTGCCGCTTCTCATTCGCCCGATCCTGACCGCCGCCGCGGTCGGCTTTGCGGTCTCCATCGGCCAGTATCTGCCCACCATTATCATCGGTGGCGGGCGCTGGGAAACCATCACCACCGAAGCCGTGGCGCTGAGCGCCGGAGGCAACCGTCGCCTCATCGGGGTCTATGCCCTGATGCAGATGCTGTTGCCCTTCCTCGGCTTTCTCGTCGCCATGCTCGTCCCTGCCTTACTCTATCGCCAGCGCCGCGATATGCAGACGGCGGGTCATTAG
- a CDS encoding BMP family protein, producing the protein MLRQFFGAAVLATMMVASPASAADIKPAVVYDLGGKNDQSFNQSAYFGAEKYMKDTGTEYSDFEIQNDTQREQALRRFAKRGHNPIIAIGFSHAGALAKVAPEFPDTKFAIVDEVVDLPNVRSIKFKEHEGSFLVGLLAAKAAKTGKVGFVGGMDIPLIRAFACGYKQGAKAANPDVEIFENMIGTTGAAWNDPVKGGELAKSQIDRGADVIYHAAGGSGSGVLQAVTDAGKLGIGVDSNQNALHPGNMLTSMVKRVDTAVYSAFEDLASDNWTSGIYVLGLAENGVEWADDEYNKDLITADMRAAVDQASKEIIDGKIVVHDYRADNSCPF; encoded by the coding sequence ATGTTGCGTCAATTTTTTGGTGCCGCTGTGCTTGCAACCATGATGGTCGCAAGCCCTGCATCTGCTGCTGACATCAAGCCTGCCGTTGTCTATGACCTTGGTGGCAAGAACGACCAGTCTTTCAACCAGTCTGCCTATTTCGGCGCTGAAAAATACATGAAAGATACTGGAACCGAATATAGCGATTTCGAGATCCAGAATGACACCCAGCGCGAACAGGCTCTGCGCCGTTTCGCTAAACGGGGTCACAATCCGATCATTGCCATCGGGTTCTCGCATGCTGGTGCGCTGGCGAAAGTGGCACCGGAATTCCCGGACACAAAATTCGCCATTGTGGATGAAGTTGTTGATCTGCCAAATGTTCGCTCCATCAAGTTCAAGGAGCACGAAGGCTCGTTCCTCGTCGGCCTGCTCGCTGCAAAGGCGGCCAAGACTGGCAAGGTCGGCTTTGTTGGCGGCATGGATATCCCGCTCATTCGCGCCTTTGCCTGTGGCTATAAGCAGGGTGCCAAGGCTGCCAATCCTGATGTTGAAATCTTCGAGAACATGATCGGCACGACCGGCGCTGCATGGAACGACCCTGTGAAGGGTGGGGAACTGGCCAAATCCCAGATCGACCGCGGCGCTGACGTGATTTATCACGCTGCTGGTGGTTCGGGTTCTGGTGTTCTGCAGGCTGTGACTGACGCCGGTAAACTCGGCATTGGCGTCGATTCCAACCAAAATGCCCTGCATCCAGGCAACATGCTGACCTCCATGGTCAAGCGTGTTGACACCGCAGTCTATAGTGCCTTCGAGGATCTGGCTTCTGACAACTGGACTTCAGGCATCTATGTTCTCGGACTGGCCGAGAATGGCGTAGAATGGGCTGATGATGAGTATAACAAGGACCTGATCACCGCCGATATGCGCGCTGCTGTCGATCAGGCATCCAAGGAAATCATCGATGGAAAAATCGTTGTCCACGACTATCGTGCTGACAACAGTTGCCCATTCTAA
- the bfr gene encoding bacterioferritin, which produces MKGNDTVIEYLNKGLRSELTAVSQYWLHYRLLDDWGYTKMAAKWREESIEEMHHADKFIERILFLEGHPNLQHLDPLLIGQDIKEILESDLKGEIGARTLYKEGRDAAEKAGDYISKALFEELMADEEGHIDYLETQLSLYADLGKEKYCQLQAGNAGETE; this is translated from the coding sequence ATGAAGGGCAATGACACTGTAATCGAATATCTCAACAAGGGCCTGCGCAGTGAACTGACGGCTGTCAGCCAGTATTGGCTGCACTATCGTCTTCTGGACGACTGGGGTTACACCAAGATGGCCGCCAAATGGCGCGAAGAATCCATCGAGGAAATGCACCATGCCGACAAGTTCATCGAGCGCATCCTGTTCCTCGAAGGTCATCCGAACCTTCAGCATCTTGATCCGCTGCTGATCGGTCAAGACATCAAGGAAATCCTTGAAAGCGACCTGAAGGGCGAAATTGGCGCCCGCACCCTTTACAAGGAAGGCCGGGATGCCGCCGAGAAAGCTGGCGACTATATCAGCAAGGCGCTGTTCGAAGAGTTGATGGCTGACGAAGAGGGCCACATCGACTATCTCGAAACCCAGCTCAGCCTCTACGCCGATCTCGGCAAGGAAAAATATTGCCAGCTTCAGGCCGGCAACGCAGGCGAAACCGAATAA
- the hrpB gene encoding ATP-dependent helicase HrpB, which translates to MSETLPTFLPQLPIREALPDLLTALKTGSRAVLIAPPGAGKTTCVPLACLDQPWRDGRIIMLEPRRLAARAAAHRMADLLGEPVGKRVGYRVRMDSRISKDTIIEVVTEGIFARMIVDDPSLEGISAVLFDEFHERSLDADTSLAFTLEAQDALREDLRLIVMSATLDGGRVASILDDAPVIESMGRAYPVETRHIPRKARDRLEDAVTNAVHQAMREEDSSVLVFLPGQGEIHRVEERLAKGIDKDVILAPLYGAMDGRAQDRAIQPPPKGKRKIVLATSIAETSLTIDGVRIIIDAGLVRRPRYEPNLGISRLETVRVSRASADQRKGRAGRTEPGVCYRLWDQGQTAALAAFEPPEILETDLSRLVLDCALWGETDPSKLRWLDEPPAAGWLEAVKLLTSLNALDEDGLLTDHGRALADLPLPPRLAHMLVTARKKGDGVIAAHIAALLTEGGRFRHNDLRHLLQDLASGRLPRARDIKGMAKRWIKGKAEARIQPEEAGRILALAYPDRIAIRRGAEGRYLLASGRGGVLDGNDPLVTESFLVVADLQGSAGNARITLAAPIARKVIEEEFADLITEEEDISFDRQSGAVSAMLQTRLGRIVLAEKRLRAPSSEAVEQALIAAIRKEGLRVLPFTKELKRWRGRIRFLAEREDGWPDLSDQGLLDTLEDWLQPFLAGKTSLSAITAADVRNALEAQVPYDRLMAVEHLLPTHFVVPTGSKIPIDYDAENGPVLAVRVQELFGLATHPTIMHGKLPLLLHLLSPAHRPIQLTRDLPGFWVGSWKDVKADMRGQYPKHVWPDDPLNTQATRRAKPRK; encoded by the coding sequence ATGAGCGAGACCCTACCGACCTTTTTGCCCCAACTGCCGATCCGCGAAGCGTTGCCGGATCTGTTGACCGCGCTCAAGACCGGCAGTCGTGCCGTGCTCATCGCCCCGCCGGGTGCGGGCAAAACCACCTGCGTGCCGCTCGCCTGTCTCGATCAACCATGGCGCGACGGCCGCATCATCATGCTCGAACCCCGCCGTCTGGCCGCCAGAGCTGCGGCGCATCGCATGGCTGATCTTCTGGGCGAACCGGTTGGCAAACGTGTCGGCTATCGCGTCCGCATGGACAGTCGCATCTCCAAGGACACGATCATAGAGGTGGTGACCGAGGGGATCTTCGCCCGCATGATCGTTGATGATCCCAGCCTTGAAGGCATCTCTGCGGTGCTGTTCGACGAATTCCACGAGCGCAGTCTTGATGCGGACACCTCGCTCGCCTTCACCCTTGAGGCGCAGGATGCTCTGCGAGAGGATCTGCGGCTGATTGTCATGTCCGCGACCCTTGACGGTGGACGCGTCGCCTCGATCCTCGATGACGCACCGGTGATCGAGAGTATGGGCCGCGCCTATCCCGTCGAGACCCGCCACATACCGCGCAAGGCGCGGGATCGGCTAGAGGATGCCGTGACCAATGCCGTCCATCAGGCCATGCGGGAAGAAGATAGCTCGGTGTTGGTATTCCTGCCAGGACAGGGCGAGATCCACCGCGTTGAGGAGCGTCTTGCAAAAGGCATCGATAAGGACGTCATCCTTGCCCCGCTCTATGGCGCGATGGACGGACGGGCGCAGGATCGCGCCATCCAGCCGCCACCCAAGGGCAAGCGCAAAATTGTACTGGCCACCTCTATTGCGGAAACGTCCCTGACCATCGATGGCGTGCGGATCATCATTGATGCGGGACTGGTGCGCAGGCCACGCTACGAACCCAACCTTGGCATTTCGCGGCTGGAGACCGTGCGGGTTTCCCGCGCCAGTGCCGATCAGCGGAAGGGCCGTGCCGGACGCACCGAGCCGGGCGTCTGCTATCGCCTCTGGGATCAGGGTCAGACAGCAGCGCTTGCTGCCTTCGAACCTCCCGAAATCCTTGAAACCGATCTTTCTCGCCTCGTGCTCGATTGCGCGTTGTGGGGCGAGACCGATCCGTCCAAGCTGAGATGGCTGGATGAGCCGCCCGCTGCCGGTTGGCTCGAAGCCGTCAAGCTGCTGACCTCCCTTAATGCCCTCGATGAGGATGGCTTGTTGACCGATCATGGCCGCGCCCTTGCTGACCTGCCGCTGCCGCCACGATTGGCGCATATGCTGGTGACCGCCCGCAAGAAGGGCGACGGCGTAATCGCAGCCCATATCGCGGCCTTGCTGACCGAAGGCGGGCGTTTTCGCCACAATGATCTGAGGCATCTCCTGCAGGATCTGGCCTCTGGCAGACTGCCCCGCGCCCGCGACATCAAGGGCATGGCCAAACGATGGATCAAAGGGAAGGCAGAGGCGCGCATCCAGCCCGAGGAAGCCGGTCGCATTCTGGCGCTTGCCTATCCCGACCGCATCGCCATTCGGCGCGGCGCGGAAGGGCGCTATCTTCTTGCCTCGGGGCGGGGCGGGGTGCTCGATGGCAATGACCCGCTGGTTACCGAAAGCTTTCTGGTCGTTGCCGACCTGCAAGGCTCTGCTGGCAATGCCCGCATCACCTTGGCCGCTCCCATCGCTCGCAAGGTGATCGAGGAAGAGTTCGCCGATCTGATCACCGAAGAAGAAGACATCTCCTTTGATCGCCAGAGCGGTGCGGTCAGTGCAATGCTTCAGACACGGCTCGGGCGGATCGTTCTTGCAGAAAAGCGTCTCAGGGCACCATCGTCTGAAGCGGTAGAACAGGCGCTGATTGCCGCGATTCGCAAGGAGGGCTTGCGCGTTCTGCCTTTCACCAAAGAGCTGAAACGATGGCGCGGGCGCATTCGCTTCCTTGCCGAGCGCGAGGACGGCTGGCCCGATCTTTCGGATCAGGGTCTGCTCGATACGCTCGAGGACTGGTTGCAGCCATTCCTTGCAGGCAAGACCAGCCTTTCGGCGATCACCGCTGCGGATGTGCGCAATGCGCTTGAGGCGCAAGTCCCCTACGATAGGTTGATGGCGGTGGAGCACCTTCTGCCGACGCATTTCGTTGTGCCGACAGGATCGAAAATCCCGATCGATTATGACGCAGAGAATGGACCAGTTCTGGCGGTCCGGGTGCAGGAGCTGTTCGGTCTTGCAACCCATCCCACCATCATGCACGGCAAATTGCCGCTGTTGCTGCATCTCCTCTCGCCCGCCCATCGCCCCATTCAGCTCACCCGTGATCTACCCGGCTTCTGGGTCGGAAGCTGGAAGGATGTGAAAGCGGATATGCGCGGACAATATCCCAAACATGTCTGGCCCGACGATCCGCTGAACACGCAAGCGACCCGGCGCGCCAAGCCGCGAAAATGA
- a CDS encoding ATP-binding cassette domain-containing protein, with amino-acid sequence MSLSLDAIRIALGGKRLLELSCTIEPGEIVTIMGPSGSGKSTLLAYIGGFLAPEFEASGRVLFHGEDVTERRAELRHIGILFQDPLLFPHMSVGGNLAFGLTSSVKGRQARSAKVNEALKDIDLENFAARDPATLSGGQKARVALARVLLSEPCALLLDEPFSKLDAGLRDQMRKHVFDRARLNGLPTLLVTHDEEDANAAGGRIIRLDEPSTHSPISA; translated from the coding sequence ATGAGCCTCTCGCTTGACGCCATTCGGATCGCGCTGGGCGGCAAACGCCTGCTTGAGCTGTCCTGCACCATCGAACCGGGCGAGATCGTCACGATCATGGGGCCGTCCGGTTCGGGAAAATCCACTTTGCTGGCCTATATCGGCGGTTTTCTTGCGCCCGAGTTTGAAGCCTCCGGGCGTGTGCTGTTTCATGGCGAGGATGTCACGGAACGCCGGGCAGAGCTGCGCCACATCGGCATCCTGTTTCAGGACCCGCTGCTCTTTCCTCACATGTCCGTCGGTGGCAATCTCGCCTTCGGGCTGACCTCCAGCGTCAAGGGTCGCCAAGCCCGCAGCGCCAAGGTCAATGAGGCTCTGAAGGACATCGATCTGGAGAATTTCGCGGCGCGGGATCCGGCCACCCTGTCAGGCGGCCAGAAAGCGCGGGTGGCGCTTGCTCGTGTGCTCTTGTCCGAACCCTGTGCCCTGTTGCTCGATGAACCCTTCTCCAAACTTGATGCCGGTTTGCGCGACCAGATGCGAAAGCATGTCTTTGATCGGGCACGGCTGAATGGCCTGCCCACTCTTCTCGTCACCCACGATGAGGAAGATGCCAACGCCGCTGGTGGCCGCATCATCCGGCTTGATGAACCCTCGACCCATTCACCGATCTCCGCATGA